In Mytilus trossulus isolate FHL-02 chromosome 10, PNRI_Mtr1.1.1.hap1, whole genome shotgun sequence, the DNA window atttcttaaaaaattacaaattggAGGGGAGGGCttcaacccaacaaccagttaaTCAATTCATCTGATAATTTCAGGGCAGAAAGAAGTttacttgattaacaatttaattctgtcagatttgctctcaatactttggtttcagagttataagccaaaatctacattttacctctatgttctatttttagctgtggcagcCATCTTTGTTGATTTGCTGGGTCACCATAGACAcgtttaaactagataccctaataatgatcgTGGCTaagattggtttaatttagcccagtagtttcagaggagaagatttttgtacaagattacaaaaatttacgaaaaaattgaaaaaaaatgactataaagggcaataactccttaaggggccaactgaccattttagtTATCctgacttatttatagatcttactttgctgaacattattgctgtttacagattatctctatctataataatattcaagataataaccaaaaaggaaaaatttcctaaaaattaccaattcagaggcatcaacccaacaaccggttatccaattcatctgaaattttcagggcaaaTAGCTCTTGATATTTCAGTGTAATAAATGTCACAAATTATGTCcagtaattgttttaaaaatggacagacaacatatatattattagtATGTCACTATCTGTGGAATACAGTTTTTCTATCTCTTGAACAAAGATTTTCAAAAAGGGAAAATtactaatttttcaaaattacatcCAGATTAGTTTGAgcatgaaatttttaatttctggaATATGTTATATGATATAATTACTCTCAATACATCTTAAATTAGTTGTTTTCATAAGAAAGGActattttatcatgaaaatattcatatgaaatatttatttacaaatagaaaCATTTACCCAAGATATTTTTTGCAGCATTTTGTTGACAAAACAtccataattttatattttatagtctTTTATGTGAGGATTTCTGCATTTTCGGTGATATCAGAtgtaaaaaatgatgaaaatcgGCAAAAATCATGCCGATTTTTGTGTTAAGTGGACCACCTTTTGTACCAAATAACTGTTTTTATTCGAAAAATTTATCAGTTAGCAGtttaaatgattgaaatctTCTGTTATACCCatgacaataacaaaaaatgttatgctttatcccattttcaccaTAAAATACAATGTTAACCATTTCTCCTTGCTATactaatatatacatatgatgTCACATGGTTTCCATGGCAACCAGACTATTCAGatgttttttattgattttattttaatttgactgtTAGTTTGGACcatttcaactttaaaaaaagtaatcgaaaaaaaaataatctagccaaattttttcatatttggtcTATTATTACAGAGAATTGATGTTAATAACTTAAgacttgaaatatatatttatatttatacaacttgtctaaacatcaacccaacaatgttagatctgtaaatttgcttttgcaattatatatatatttattggtttaaaaaaaattgtggtatACCAATTTTCGAGTTTCAGTTgaacaataaattcaaatgtagAGAACACTTTAGGGACTGCTGCAGAAATTTATTGATCGACATGTTTCTGTGCCTAGGGCACCGTCACAGAAACATGTCGATCAATAAATTTCTGCAGCAGTCCCTAAAGTGTTGTTGTTAAAGACTctctacatttttattttttttatcataacgaCCCTGCATACCCTCGGGTATCCTCTTTATGGACTCTACCGTACTACAGACTCACCAGGCGTTGGTTCACTTTCGTTTGTAATTgaataaattcaaatgtttaacaaattacaaattatctATAAGCTTGAAGCCATGAAATTTTTTGTCCCAAAATTTGATTCAACAGTTCACAAAATTACTATTGCCATTTATATGTCTTTCATTATTActtcacatacatgtaatacttttttaatgttaaaaaaaacataaatgatttgaacaacagttttaacTTCCAGTATTTAAATTActgacatttttaatttaactttttcaGGAGGTGGTTCAACATTTCAGCAGATGGATATGATACGAGAGCAACAAGAATGTTTGGCAAGACTCCATTTCGAATTAGACATTCATCAAGACTTACAGAGAGGAAATGATGAAAAGGCTAGAATTTCGGCCAATTCAAAACTATCCAGACTTATTGATCAGGTAAAAGGCCTAAATCTCAGCCAATTAAAAACTTCTAAACCTTATTGATCgggtaaaaataaaaagctaTAATCTCAGTAAATCATAAACTGTCTTAACTTATTGATCAGGTAAAAATAATAGGCTTAAATCTCAGCAAATCAAAAACTTCTAAACTTAttgatcatataaaaataaaaaaccagaatctaaaccaatcaaaaactgtcaaaaaaattatcaaatcatAATCCAAAGTTATCTTATTTAATGTCCTGCCAAAACTTTAAAAGTCAATATGTTCCAAGACCTCTGACTTCAAGTCATTGGAGGCTGTGGTGGCTGAATGGTCTAAGTTAATCAATCATCTACTGTTACACTGGCCTGtaaacactgaggttgtgattTCTAACCTCATCATGACCGGTGCTTTTAACAATGAAACTAAATTGACTTATTGCCAGTTTTCCTACCACAACTAGGTGGTTCTCCTCGATTAATAATAACTTGCCGCTATGATGTAACAATAGTGCTGATAGTGGTTTTAAACACCAgtaatcaatcaaccaatcaaatcaaatcattgtggcttggatggagagttgtttcgtTGGTTTTTATACCagatcttcttatatctatttttagCTAGCTAAAAATCTGTCTTTTGTATAACAGTCacatataaatttgataaagattATAGCATCTTTAAAGTAAAACATACAAGTATATTTTCTTGAGTAGTGATTCTGCAGATGTAAtgtttatatagttttaaaatgtatatctttgatttggtttttttcagCTTCATTCCATTAGTTCTTCAATGTATCCTTTTGTATGGACACCATATGTTTGGAATTTGATTCGTTGAGAACATTCCCCTGGGAAGGTAACTTGATACAAGATGAAATATCTAACTTCAATCTATTAACATCTCAATTTTgcaaacaaatgtttttgacaaattttaggAGAAATGAGCTGCGTTAGATATTAATCCACCTTACCTAGGCCTATATCAATGAATACATCTGTTTTCCATATCCAGGTGGAAAAAATCTCTATGAAAACCCTGTAActaattattgaaaatttagTTGCTATAAGTACAATACTAATCAGTTCAAAATGCATCTTTAATTTCCGGTTTCGAATATTCCAAAATTAATCAAAGTcttatacagtgaaacctgggCATACCGAATCTGCATAAACtgaaaacctgtataaaccaaacatgtttGTAAGCATTGTCATATCAAATTGTGTGCGTTGTAAACCTGATAAAACCGAACATCAGCAAAAACCGAACAAAATCCTAAGTCCTGAAGAGGTGCtgtttaaacaggtttcactgtacatGTGCATTTGTATGTAAACACATAAGGTTGATTTCTATCTAATGCAGTGGCAATGAaatgttacatgtttttttgtctCAGCTAAATAATTGAATGAACTTGTGACTTTGTCCAAGACATCtgtctcattgttgaagacattTATTGTGATTGTGGAACCAACTACCTCCtactccccctttttttgtaCAAGTTGTGTTTAGATGGTTagacatgtttttttgttattcttgtcTCCCTTAACTCAAACACAGACAAAAATTACACAAGACAGACTACAGTCCACAGAAGAGATGATAAGAAGAAAGATTGACTTGTTTCCGTTGACAAGTTAGCCAGAAAGATGTCTCATTCCAGTGATTAGTTAAACAGAAAGTTGAAAGACTTCAGAAATCATGTGtgatattttaattgtaattttgtgACCAATTGTTGACTGTTTTAAACTATtgtgtattcattatttttttgttggatatcaattttcatggatttcatgACAAAAGGTGACCTACAAAAAACAAGGGTGATATTGGCTGTTTTTGGGCCAACCCCATAATTATTTAATTCGTAATGATTTTTCCTtagtttaaaatttcttttgtaTGTTTACATGagcaaaactgaaaaataaaatatcttttcgaataatttttttttctctcattttacaaatacaaagaatcaatgtctttttttgttttaatatatatatatattttttttggattctgATCTGTCAGACATACTCTGCAGGACTAGTGATTAATTTGTGTATTCCATACCAAAATTGTTTAAGGTGGCAGGTAtggaaatttgttaaaaaaaaggtgATATTGGCTGTTTTTGGGCCAACCCCATAATTATTTAATTCGTAATGATTTTTCCTtagtttaaaatttcttttgtaTGTTTACATGAGCAaaactgcaaaataaaatatcttttcgaataatttttttttctctcattttacaaatacaaagaatcaatgtctttttttgtttaaatatatatatatattttttttggattctgATCTGTCAGACATACTCTGCAGGACTAGTGATTAATTTGTGTATTCCATACCAAAATTGTTTAAGGTGGCAGGTAtggaaatttgttaaaaaaaaaggtgataTTGGCTGTTTTTGGGCCAACCCCATAATTATTTAATTCGTAATGATTTTTCCTtagtttaaaatttcttttgtaTGTTTACATGAGCAaaactgcaaaataaaatatcttttcgaataatttttttttctctcattttacaaatacaaagaatcaatgtctttttttgtttaaatatatatatatattttttttggattctgATCTGTCAGACATACTCTGCAGGACTAGTGATTAATTTGTGTATTCCATACCAAAATTGTTTAAGGTGGCAGGTAtggaaatttgttaaaaaaaccccCAGTTTTAAAATGGATCAAATTAAATGTCAGAATGAATTAATCGAAAgtgtaatgaaatattttattatgtaaacagTTAAGCATTCATAAtcagaatttattaaaaaaaaaatccatctgcacaaaatgttgaaatattttgtgtGTATATGCCtatttaataaacaatattgatCTCAGAATTTGATATAACTTTCAATCACAGGTACTTTTTAGGGACCATCTCAAAATACAAGTTTTGTAACTAGTAATTTTCCTTCCTTAGCCTTCAATGTGAAGAAATTAACACATCAATGTTCTTgattcatcaaaataaaatttatccaCAGTTATTTTATAACTATGGGGAATAGtctgtttcagaatctaaaggaaTATGGGTAATTTAATTGtccatttgttaaaataaaaataatgtcgcatcattggttgaatttcaggtgtttataaaaaatttaaccaattaTAACACTTTTGTGTAAACTTCTTTAATATTACCCagaacagtggcggatccagggggtggTCCCACGGCGCACCGGACCACCCCCATGACGaacctcaatttttttttaagtgtctatttttCCAATAACTAGCTAATTAACAAATTAACACTTAAGATTAATCCTTTCATCGCACTAATTGGTGATGGATTACCTGGATACCAAGAGGTGTCACAATGAAAGAATACGGATCAATGCGTTTCacctatatacatgtaattaaattgtcAAAACAGCTCGTCAATATGAAGAAggtaaatacaaattatttttgtatttttaagtgaaatttcCATATATAATTGCATTCTCCAACTAACGGAGTCtcggttttaaatttcatttatgtacattttgaaaaaattatgaatgaatttaattaaatttgtttatctatctctttgagcccccccccccttttaccCCCAACATCAACAGCAATTTGAAGCACTGAAGTTGGTACCGCCGGCATTTGTACAAAGCGCaacatttgatgaaattaaacattttgtagtCTTTTACAATACTGATTTGCCGAGTCCATCTACAATGCCTTCCGTACTGCGTTTGTGGCAAAAGACTTGCGAGTCAATGCTTTCAAAACCAGCCGGTGCTCTGAAAGAATGTTGCAAAAACTTATCTTAAAAATCATAGCTACCATGGGGGTG includes these proteins:
- the LOC134686795 gene encoding coiled-coil domain-containing protein 28A-like, which gives rise to MDTDPVNYRRKDETFPAPKPIPERKASKSGKKERRQACSRPCKEHSFLTDVADVRAMEQGLLQLLEDFHSGKLQAFGGGSTFQQMDMIREQQECLARLHFELDIHQDLQRGNDEKARISANSKLSRLIDQLHSISSSIQKLHKTDYSPQKR